Within the Trichoderma breve strain T069 chromosome 3, whole genome shotgun sequence genome, the region GTGGGCTTGCATGGTCCTGGTTTGGTTTGTGGATGGATATTTTTGCTGCGGTAAGGCGACTCCTCACCGATTCGGAGCGGCACAAAGAGCTGATTCTGACCTGTAATCGCCAATGTTTGACCCCAACACTCTCCCTTCAGCCCCAGTtcgttcctttttttcccaaaGAAAGCTATCAAAAGGGCTCGGGTCGTGTTTTCACCTTCTCAGCAACGTGGCCGTAGTCGCTATGCGTGGCGGGAACGTAAGTACCGCTGCCCCATTTGGCAAGGTTCATCTTTCCGGCAAAACTGTTTTGTCTTGGAGTATGTACTCGCTTGAGACACTGCTTGCGAGCACcgcgatttttttttttctttttcctttgtctctccGGAAGCTCGAATTTGCCTCCTTTGTctcacctcttcctccgcctTGCTCCTTTGATCCGCTCTGCAGTGCAGGGTCTTGGATGTCTGCGCAGGCCTTCAAGTGGTAATCCTCGTCGTAGAGGGGGGAAAAGTAAGGAGAAGCGTCTGACTTCACACGCCCATAGTGGCGTGACCCCAATCCGATTCCCAGGTTCCGGCCAGATTCACAGCGCTCCGCGCAAGGGCTCGCCGTCCTGATTAGTCCCCTCGTAGTGCCGGCATGGGGCCAAGTTCCAAACGCGACGCCCCGGTGTTTGTGACGTAGCACTGAGCTGCGGCTGTGATAGGACAACTTGTCGCCTCCAGCGACTCACCCGGTGCCTGGCCCAATCCGCGGTCGCCCTCCACTCTTTTCCTTGCCTAGCTATCCACTGGCCTTGAGCCACGAGCTCAAACAACTCCAGGGATCGAGATCGCTGACCTTTCAGGGCCAATGCCATGATCCGACGACAGCCAGTCGCCCGAATTGCAGCCCGCCGCCCCAACCCTACATTTGAGTCTGCTGCGGATTGGCTTGCAAACACCGGAGGGGCCTAACCATGTAGCGAAGCTAGTTTAGCTTCTCAACTGATGAACCATGTCGTTCGTCGTTTTCCTTCTCGCCCCCTTTTTCCTCCAGCGTAAGCACAAGTACCATTTCGGTCTCAGCTAAGCGGCACTGTTGGaggaaggaggaggaggtgcaATATCTCGTAAATGGAGGTGGTATTCCGTCTGCCGGAAGGAGTAGAGTTGGAACGTTCAGTGGCTCGCGGCGCCAATAGGCATGAAACCGAGTCCCAAAGGAGACAAAGAGACCTCCATTAATACCTGTAATCCTTGAATCCCCTGCTATGTAGCCCCTTCGTTAGCTCTCTTTTCAGCTCGTCTCATCGCACTTTACTTTCAATGTACCGTAGATGGCATACTTGTGCTCGTATATACGGCTGGGGAGCATCTGGTAGTGGGCCGACCTTGTGGTACCAAGAACCACCTGGATGACAGCTTCGCTTTTGCCCTGCTATGGCCTTGAAAGCATACTCGTACCTACCTGTACAGACGAGTACTTATTCGTAGTACGGCATTGCCTTTGTTTTGCAACAAAACAGGGAGCAGCTGTGAGTAAAATCCTTCTGAGACCGTAAATATCTGTACTTGGCCAAAGTATCAGATGCCCATCTCATAATTGATGACGGCTCTCTGCAACACCGCTCAGTAGTGTAAGACCAGGCAGGCCTCAAAGAAGCTCATACCCTGTTTTTGGATGTTCCACTTGCACAGCTAGACAGGCAGCATATGCAAAGATGGTGCTGTGTCAAGCTTTCTTCGATCTTGATAGAGATGAGGCACTCGGCCCTATTAGTTGTTGGCCATGAGTTCATGCTCGGGTTAATTAGTCGTTAGCTGTAGCACCCTCTGACGCCTCCATTATGGGTTACATCAACCCTCGTCACGGCTCCTCACCTTGTACTGTGCTTGTAGCTGCGTGAGACCAAAATACTATGGCTCCTCTGCCAAAATCTCGTCTCGTTACGCCAGCTTTAGGTGTCCGCCCAGCTAGGGCTGCTAGCCAAAACGCTGTGGTCCCGTCTTGTTGGTCTGCCTGCAGTAGTCGCTCGTGGAGAACAGCTCCCAGTTCCGATCCCTCACTTCGCTGCCGATTTCCCCTAGCCGTCATTTAGTGGTCCTGGATCGAACAACGCTTGCCTTCATCACCGTGTCGTCGGTGTCGAGACGGCCCTGGAGAGGTACAGACCAGGTTCTCTGATAGCGGCACGCCTACCCTCGGCATGCCCTGCACTTAATGCATCCTGTGCAAAGGCGCAGTGAAAGCCCCAGTACGTCGTCcctccctttcttttccatcccAAATCCCGTGCCATTGCTATCTTTTGCATGGGGGGTCCCgtaccttttcttttcggtTTCCTTTCCCCATAACAATTTCTTCCCCCAACTCTCTCTGCCTACCCCCCCATTTGCTCAACCCTAGCCAAGTTGGATAACCTTTTTGTTGCTTCTGGGGCCCacggcggaagaagaagaaagagagagaaaaaagggtaCATCCATACATACAGTGCCCTGGAGCCTGTTGAAAAACCTTGCCATTGCGTTCCAGGAGAGGTGCTGACAAGCAGAGTAGCCATCATAGCACCGCCGTACATACCGAAGCTTAACCAGTCCCATGTCTGTAATGCCGTGAGAGTGTCCGGACATGGTTGTATCTTTTCATCTTTAACGACCAATCTCGATTTCTCTGATCATTGCGATCTCCGCTTACGCGCTTCTGGAAGGCCATTGGCCACTTGCCGTCGCCTTTATTGTATCATTTAGGGCAGGAAGTCTGTGATTATTCCCAGTCTTGACGTCTGAGAGTAGCCGAGGTGCCCTTGGTCTTTATTTTCTCACTCGCCCGAGTATCATTTGGACCGACGTCTCAAGTGTCCCATCCCGTTGATTGCCCTGCTGTTGCAGATCGAGATGATCGATTCTGCCACTTAGGGTGGCGAAGCTTGCTGGATATAGCTCGCTTAATTCTCGCCTTTGCTCCTGATATCGAGTCTTCCAAGTCGTACGTTCGTACTTTCTCGCGGGCGGCTTCGAGTTGTTCCCTCCGGCAGGCTTGTGTCATCGGCCAAGATTGGCCACAGTCTCTCAACTTGACAAACATTGACAAGGGTAATATCTTAACCGCTCACTGGCTAGAGCTTGACATCCTAGCCTGATAAATGAAGAAATCACTTGATGCTTTGGCCCCTTTCATCTATTCTCGATCCCGCAATCCATGGTAAATCCTGACGGAGAGTTGTTTGCCACTGTTTGTCGATTCATTAACACGCCACCACGCCAAGCTCATTTCCTGGAAACCCAGCTAGTCAACCACGCTCACTGCGACAATAACCCTCAAGGACGAGCGCGACCTTCTGTCGAAAGGCACATTTGTTACGCGAACAAGCTCGTACCCGTACTGGATCCTAAGCTATCGGTTTGCCGCCGTACCCCTCGATTTCTATTACCATTCGCCAGCTACCCCCACGTCTTATCGATCGCGGAAATCGAAATTTGAGTCTCCGCAACTAGAATTAAATGTTAGAACATCGGGATCATAACTTTCTCAAGAAAAAGCATAGCTCTCAGTCCGAGAATGCAGCCCGGCCGCATGagccaagagctggaggccaTCTTCAGGGAGCTTGGTATCGCCCAGTATCTCGACACGTTTGTGGAGCAAGGCTTTGATACTTGGGAAACGATTCTCGATATACAAGAATCTGATCTGTGGGTAAACCAGGTTGATTGTGTGTCTTCGCAGGGCTAACCGTAGTCTTAGTGATGCTTTGGGCGTCAAGCTGGGCCATCGCAGAGTATGTATAGCAACCATTATCCGAAAGCAATAAGAGATTGCTAATCGTATGCGCTCCCAGAGGCTTCAGCGGCGAATTGCCAATGCAAGGGGAATCGATCCTAGTATTTCACTCTCATCAATAAAATCCACCCCGGAAGAATCAAAACATGACGGAGCTCATAAAAAGAGAGAGCCTCCTAGCCACGGTGGAGAGCTTATCATAGTTCCGAAGCGCAAATATCGGCGACACCCCAAGGTAAAATTGTGTGAAGAAGCCTCTTTTGGAGAGAATGAATATGCTAACCTCGGTGATTAGCCCGATGAGAATGCACCTGAACGACCTATGTCCGCATATGTGCTTTTCTCTAATAGTGAGTTTTCGATAATGCCACCCGCTGCTTTCTGTTAGGCAAACTAGGACGCAATTGCTAATCGATTATCGCAGAGTTGAGGGAGAATTTGAAAGGAGACCGCAGTCTTTCGTTCACGGAAATCGCAAAGCTGGTCGGAGAGAATTGGCAGAGCCTCCCATTAGCAGAGAGGGAGATATATGAAGCTCAAGCGAGAGCCAGCAAAGAGCGGTACTATCGTGAGATGGCAATCTACAAGGAGACGCCAGAGTACCGCAAGTATATGGAATATCTAGAAGAGTTCAATGAGAAGCAGGCCAAACCCAATCAAGGTACGTACATGCTGATGAAAACGAGCAGTGTACTCTttgatttttctttcaatcttGGCCAATCGGAGCTGACTTATTCCAAATTAGGCCATGATGACGCGAAACGAGCAAGACTCGAGAAGAATGAACTTTTGCACGGGAGTAGTAGTGCAGGAAGTAGCACCGTGGGCAGCAGCATAGCGATGGGTGGCTCAACCTCGACTGCTAGTGGTAGTAGCAGTGAGAGAATGCGTGAAAGTGAATCTCGAGAGCCTCCGAATCTTCGGCATAACAGTGGGAACTCGATCTTGTCTGCTTCGGACTCACAACATTCCTCGGTAGCCTCGATGCCATCCCCAGCGGCGACACACTTTGACGTGGATATGTCCGCGAAAAACAAGTCGCGCCACTTGCGACGAGGCTCCTCGTCATTAAGAGGAATAACACACCAAGCCGATGTATCACAGCCACCATACTTGCCATCACTTTCGGATATGTTGGCCCCCggacaaaggaaaacaagCGGCCCGGTGACTGAGAATGCCGGGTTTATGCATGGCTTTGCAACAGCTAACCCCAGAATGCCTGTAACCCACGGAACACACTCGTTGCCACTCGCTCCAGTACCGCCACTCTATCATGAGACGTCCTCCAGTGGCAGCAGCGTACCGACAACGTCAAGCAGAGTTAGTCGTAAATTGAGCGATGGTCATCTGTCAATCCATGCACTATTGTCAGACCATGATCAAACTCCCCACCACAGAGATGAGAGCCCCTCGTATACGACTAGCTACGTCGCTAGTCCAGTTGAGCGAGGGAGGCCAGCCTTTGGACAATTCCAGGGTCCTAAGGGATACGGTACCGAGTCCTTTCGAACTGACAAGTCTTTGTAGACCCGCAACTAATTTGAGTTGTTAAAAGGATTTCAGACAgcctcctctgcctttcAAAACATGAAAGTCGAGGAGACAAGCGATGGCGATGTGCTGATGACCTCAGCAGATGTGCCGCTTTCTAGCTCCAACACCATTGAGGTAGGTGGGCTTGATGGGGTGAACGCTTTATTAAAAGCCGGTGAAATATTCGGCCATCACGGTCGTACTTGAATCGGCAGGTTTTTGACCAAAACCCTCTCTCCCCCTGGCAACGATCTAGTCGAGTCACCATGTACTGGGTAGCTGATCATGGTGATCACACGGAGCTGCCACTAGTAGGCAACCTGTGGAAAGTCGTTTGATTCTGTTCATTTCCTGCCTGGTTCTGTTTCCTGCCTGGTTCACAGACGTCTTGCGCATCTTCGAAATTCTGTTCATATACCCATGACCGTTTTATTCTCATTCTATTCGTTGTGTTGGAGATatggtttctttttatttttattttttcgTTTCTGACGTTTTGCCTCTCGATTGTATGAAGTGGCTCCTCATATTTTTGGCCGAGAACTGTACATGAACGTGGTTGGGAAACTTGGGAGATGACGGGAAGCTGGCGTTGATGGAAAGGTCGATTCTGGTCGTTTACCATAGGACCCAAGCTTTTAGGGAAAAGCTCTCGGGGACAGTGACGgattttgttcttttcttctctttttctcatttcctTTGAGCTTTTGGCATTAAAGACTTGTTGGGAGAACGGAAATGGGTTCTGCGAAGAGTATATGCTGCGCTCTGGTTTATTATTTGTGCGGAAAGAGAGCCAATGGTAGGGAATTCAGGATATTATCTGGCGTTGAATATTAAATTGATAATTGGAATGAGGGTCAAAGAATCGTGGTGTCGTAAGTTGAGATGAATGtgcaaagaggaaaa harbors:
- a CDS encoding HMG (high mobility group) box domain-containing protein gives rise to the protein MQPGRMSQELEAIFRELGIAQYLDTFVEQGFDTWETILDIQESDLDALGVKLGHRRRLQRRIANARGIDPSISLSSIKSTPEESKHDGAHKKREPPSHGGELIIVPKRKYRRHPKPDENAPERPMSAYVLFSNKLRENLKGDRSLSFTEIAKLVGENWQSLPLAEREIYEAQARASKERYYREMAIYKETPEYRKYMEYLEEFNEKQAKPNQGHDDAKRARLEKNELLHGSSSAGSSTVGSSIAMGGSTSTASGSSSERMRESESREPPNLRHNSGNSILSASDSQHSSVASMPSPAATHFDVDMSAKNKSRHLRRGSSSLRGITHQADVSQPPYLPSLSDMLAPGQRKTSGPVTENAGFMHGFATANPRMPVTHGTHSLPLAPVPPLYHETSSSGSSVPTTSSRVSRKLSDGHLSIHALLSDHDQTPHHRDESPSYTTSYVASPVERGRPAFGQFQGPKGYGFQTASSAFQNMKVEETSDGDVLMTSADVPLSSSNTIEVFDQNPLSPWQRSSRVTMYWVADHGDHTELPLVGNLWKVV